Proteins encoded together in one Pelagicoccus albus window:
- a CDS encoding TonB-dependent receptor, translated as MVSQSRNSKSFWGLAKLSTLFVAVALFSLRASAQEAATGIISGSIIDADFGGGVSDVRIAVLGTDITASSDKDGKFIIGNVPAGEYTLVATAMYYKTSRVEELAVLSGEIARVDVPLYGDESDIVELDGFTVKAKALTGSNIALLTERQKSSSISDAIGSETFSRLSISDAADALGKVTGVSITDGKYMVVRGLSDRYNNTTMNGATVPSADPDKRAVQLDQFPTGIIESISTVKTFSPDKSGSFTGAYVDIKTKAIPDSFFMSFNASVGYNANASLQDILFSPGASGDWKGQDDGTRAIPDIASRLEEITESPRRLELEQAQLLSDITQSFASEFQAEMREAPLSHGASVTFGNRFNLGDGSDPATLGVIGSISNKRSFSYYDDGQVGRYELNTNGLVDHVDFTEAKGEESNEWGAILNVALKPNGFHEIGINSSYSQSGTDEAISRYGSRQDSGEALFRVQNLHYTERSLSVVQLYGEHKFEGLKGTRVEWFVSDSTSTQDEPDFRLFYDEIPDEGYPVYRGNFPAPRRYWRDLEENTADSKLDVIIPLGRNSNEIKFGVQRTDTDRAFEESVYTYNDNVRGLPSDYQYDGDISAFLSDDITSLNPETDAVQRYIYESSSSVPAYSGEQVVDAYYVMGDFRATDKWRVIAGARNENTDLSIVSFNSSGVQNDNDGDIDEDLWLPAVNVVYEIDGNQNLRFAATKTLARPNFRELSPFGSFDNIGGETFVGNPELQISEINNLDVRYELFGEGDNLIAATAFVKDISNPIELNFVDGELTYVNVDEAKVRGLELEARKSFNWFGSETSVFSLGGNLSYVDSEVQRSPYEIAQKQAGGLTVETVRELQGQSEIVGNVDASFQNFDKGATLSLAYNYTGDRLYSVSLGALPDVYEAPSGQLDFIWSQKLGERLAMKFSVKNILDTSSRKYLTYLGEESVYSEYKKGITTTLSFSYKLY; from the coding sequence ATGGTATCTCAATCCCGTAATTCAAAGTCCTTTTGGGGCCTCGCCAAACTGTCGACTCTCTTCGTTGCAGTGGCCCTATTTTCTCTCCGTGCGTCCGCTCAAGAGGCGGCTACCGGCATAATCTCAGGGTCTATTATAGATGCTGACTTTGGTGGAGGCGTATCCGATGTGCGTATCGCAGTCTTGGGTACGGATATTACTGCCTCCAGCGACAAGGATGGTAAGTTCATCATTGGAAACGTTCCAGCTGGTGAATACACGCTAGTCGCCACTGCTATGTACTACAAGACATCGCGTGTTGAGGAGCTTGCAGTTCTCTCTGGCGAGATCGCTCGAGTAGACGTTCCTCTTTATGGTGACGAATCGGACATCGTTGAGCTCGATGGATTCACAGTGAAGGCAAAGGCCCTGACGGGTTCCAACATCGCCTTGCTCACGGAACGGCAGAAGTCCTCCTCGATAAGCGATGCTATCGGCTCTGAGACCTTCAGTCGTTTGAGCATTAGCGATGCGGCAGACGCTTTGGGCAAGGTGACAGGCGTATCGATTACCGATGGGAAGTACATGGTAGTACGTGGATTATCCGATCGCTATAACAACACGACGATGAATGGGGCAACGGTACCCAGTGCTGATCCTGACAAGCGTGCCGTTCAGTTGGACCAGTTTCCAACCGGAATTATCGAATCGATTTCCACGGTTAAGACTTTCAGCCCGGACAAGTCAGGTAGCTTCACTGGTGCCTACGTTGACATTAAAACTAAGGCGATTCCGGACAGCTTTTTCATGAGTTTCAACGCCAGTGTTGGCTATAACGCTAACGCTTCTCTACAGGATATTCTGTTTAGCCCTGGAGCGAGCGGAGACTGGAAAGGACAGGACGATGGCACTAGAGCGATCCCTGATATCGCTTCCAGACTTGAAGAGATCACAGAGTCACCTCGTCGTTTGGAACTCGAGCAAGCTCAGCTCCTTTCGGACATCACTCAATCCTTCGCTTCTGAGTTTCAGGCAGAGATGAGAGAAGCTCCGCTCTCTCATGGAGCTTCGGTTACCTTCGGCAACCGATTCAATCTGGGAGACGGAAGTGACCCTGCGACATTGGGAGTCATCGGAAGCATCTCCAACAAGCGCAGCTTTTCGTACTACGACGATGGGCAAGTAGGTCGTTACGAGCTCAATACAAATGGATTGGTGGACCATGTGGACTTTACGGAAGCCAAGGGAGAAGAAAGTAACGAGTGGGGAGCTATTCTAAATGTTGCTCTCAAGCCGAACGGTTTCCACGAGATCGGCATTAACAGTTCCTACAGCCAATCCGGAACGGATGAAGCGATATCACGTTACGGTTCTCGCCAAGATAGTGGAGAAGCCCTGTTCAGAGTACAGAACCTCCACTACACAGAACGTTCTCTCTCGGTTGTTCAGCTTTACGGAGAGCACAAGTTTGAAGGGCTGAAGGGAACGCGTGTGGAATGGTTTGTATCTGATTCGACCAGTACGCAGGACGAACCTGATTTTCGTCTGTTCTATGATGAGATTCCAGACGAGGGCTATCCGGTCTATCGAGGCAACTTTCCTGCCCCTCGCAGATATTGGCGTGATCTGGAAGAAAATACGGCCGACTCCAAACTTGATGTGATTATCCCGCTGGGGCGGAATTCGAATGAAATCAAATTTGGTGTTCAGAGAACGGATACGGATCGTGCTTTTGAAGAGTCCGTTTACACTTACAACGACAATGTAAGAGGTCTACCAAGCGATTATCAATACGATGGGGACATCTCCGCTTTCTTGAGCGATGACATCACTTCCCTAAACCCAGAAACAGATGCGGTTCAGAGATATATATATGAGTCTTCGAGCTCGGTACCTGCCTACAGTGGTGAGCAAGTGGTGGATGCGTATTATGTGATGGGTGACTTTCGTGCCACCGATAAATGGAGAGTCATCGCCGGTGCACGCAATGAAAACACTGATCTGTCGATTGTTAGCTTTAATAGTAGCGGAGTGCAAAACGACAACGATGGCGACATTGATGAAGACCTATGGTTGCCCGCTGTGAATGTTGTCTACGAGATTGATGGAAATCAGAACCTCAGGTTTGCAGCTACGAAGACTTTGGCTCGCCCGAATTTCCGTGAGCTATCGCCATTCGGTTCATTCGACAACATCGGTGGTGAGACTTTTGTTGGCAATCCAGAGCTACAGATCTCGGAGATCAACAATCTAGATGTTCGCTATGAATTATTTGGAGAGGGAGATAACCTGATCGCTGCCACGGCATTTGTTAAGGACATCTCTAACCCTATTGAGCTCAATTTCGTGGATGGCGAGCTAACTTATGTTAACGTAGATGAAGCCAAGGTGAGAGGCTTGGAGCTAGAAGCTCGTAAGTCATTCAATTGGTTTGGTTCTGAGACCAGTGTTTTCTCTCTCGGTGGAAACCTGTCCTACGTCGATTCGGAGGTGCAACGCTCTCCCTACGAAATTGCTCAGAAGCAGGCAGGGGGCTTGACAGTCGAAACTGTCCGAGAACTGCAAGGGCAGTCTGAAATCGTGGGCAACGTGGATGCTAGTTTTCAGAACTTCGACAAGGGAGCAACGCTCAGCTTGGCTTACAATTACACAGGCGATCGCCTGTATTCCGTCTCATTGGGAGCTCTCCCAGACGTTTACGAAGCTCCTTCTGGGCAACTGGATTTTATCTGGTCCCAAAAGCTAGGCGAACGCTTGGCTATGAAGTTTTCCGTTAAAAACATTTTGGATACAAGCTCTCGCAAGTATCTGACCTACCTCGGTGAAGAGTCTGTCTACTCCGAATATAAGAAAGGCATCACTACCACGCTGAGCTTTTCCTATAAGTTATACTAG
- the metK gene encoding methionine adenosyltransferase, with the protein MPKNFVFSSESVAEGHPDKVADFISDSILDACLEQDPYSRVACETLVKSNTVTLAGEITTTAKLDYEAIVREAIRTIGYVNDDDVFHADKVFITNNLTSQSPDIAQGVDAKKAKGKDTAEQGAGDQGIMFGYACAETPELMPAALMYSHRIGREIARIRHGGRQAKWLRPDCKSQVSVRYEDGKISEITAVVISTQHSEDVSKKQIEEFMVNKVIKKCLPKKLITKNTKFLINPTGRFVIGGPQGDAGLTGRKIIVDTYGGWGRHGGGAFSGKDPSKVDRSAAYMCRWVAKNIVAAGLATHAELQVAYAIGFPEPVSITVETFGTSTVEEEAIEAAVADVFSFKPANIVKQLNLLRPFYRDTTNYGHFGKDDLPWEETQKVAALQKSVKKFK; encoded by the coding sequence ATGCCCAAAAACTTTGTTTTTTCATCCGAGTCCGTGGCCGAGGGTCATCCCGACAAGGTCGCCGACTTCATTTCCGACAGCATTCTAGATGCTTGCCTCGAGCAAGATCCTTACAGCCGCGTCGCATGCGAGACTCTGGTCAAGAGCAACACCGTAACCCTCGCCGGAGAAATCACTACGACGGCTAAGCTTGATTACGAAGCGATAGTCCGCGAAGCCATTCGCACCATTGGCTACGTCAACGACGACGACGTTTTCCATGCGGACAAGGTGTTTATCACCAATAACCTAACCAGCCAGTCTCCTGATATCGCCCAAGGCGTGGATGCTAAGAAGGCGAAGGGCAAGGACACTGCGGAGCAAGGGGCAGGGGACCAAGGGATCATGTTTGGCTACGCTTGCGCGGAAACGCCTGAGCTTATGCCAGCTGCCTTGATGTATTCGCATCGCATCGGCCGCGAAATCGCACGAATCCGCCATGGTGGTCGTCAAGCCAAGTGGCTCCGTCCCGACTGCAAGTCTCAGGTTTCTGTTCGCTACGAGGATGGGAAGATTTCCGAGATCACTGCAGTCGTCATCTCGACGCAGCACTCCGAAGATGTTTCTAAGAAGCAGATCGAAGAGTTTATGGTCAACAAGGTGATCAAGAAGTGCCTGCCCAAGAAACTCATCACCAAGAACACCAAGTTCCTTATCAACCCGACGGGACGTTTCGTAATCGGTGGCCCGCAGGGAGACGCTGGTCTCACCGGACGTAAGATCATCGTCGACACTTACGGAGGTTGGGGACGCCATGGCGGTGGAGCTTTCTCCGGTAAGGATCCATCCAAGGTGGATCGCTCGGCTGCCTACATGTGCCGTTGGGTGGCAAAGAACATTGTCGCAGCCGGTTTGGCCACGCATGCGGAGCTGCAGGTCGCTTACGCGATCGGCTTCCCAGAGCCGGTCAGCATAACGGTTGAAACTTTTGGTACCAGTACCGTTGAAGAAGAGGCCATCGAGGCGGCGGTCGCGGACGTGTTTAGCTTCAAGCCAGCGAACATCGTTAAGCAACTCAACCTGCTACGTCCGTTCTATCGGGACACCACCAACTACGGACACTTCGGCAAGGACGACTTGCCTTGGGAAGAGACACAGAAGGTCGCCGCTTTGCAAAAATCGGTGAAGAAGTTTAAATAA
- the ahcY gene encoding adenosylhomocysteinase translates to MSETITETLPYKVADISLADFGRKEITIAEAEMPGLMGVRAKYAAEKPLAGVRIMGSLHMTIQTAVLIETLVELGADVRWVSCNIFSTQDHAAAAIAAAGVPVFAWKGETLEEYWWCTDQALRFPGGLGPQLIVDDGGDATLLIHKGYELEDGSDWVNGPAGSEEEQVIKNLLKKAHEENSTRWHDVVKEWKGVSEETTTGVHRLYHMEKKGELLIPAINVNDSVTKSKFDNLYGCRESLIDGIKRATDVMTGGKVAVVCGYGDVGKGCAQALVGMGARVIVTEIDPICALQAAMEGFEVTTVEDTLGRADIYVTTTGNKDIITIDHMKAMKDQAIVCNIGHFDNEIQVDKLVKFPGVEHLNIKPQVDQYTFPEGNSIFLLAEGRLVNLGCATGHPSFVMSNSFANQTLAQIDLWKKKDEYEVGVYRLPQELDEEVARLHLEKIGVKLTTLSKEQADYIGVEQAGPYKPSHYRY, encoded by the coding sequence ATGAGCGAAACAATCACAGAAACACTACCATACAAAGTCGCAGACATCAGCCTAGCGGACTTTGGTCGCAAGGAGATCACCATCGCGGAAGCGGAAATGCCGGGCCTCATGGGGGTTCGCGCCAAGTACGCTGCCGAGAAGCCTCTCGCGGGAGTCCGTATCATGGGCTCGCTTCACATGACGATCCAAACCGCGGTTTTGATCGAAACGTTGGTAGAGCTCGGCGCGGATGTGCGTTGGGTATCTTGCAACATTTTCTCCACTCAGGACCACGCGGCGGCCGCCATCGCTGCGGCGGGCGTTCCGGTTTTCGCTTGGAAGGGCGAGACTTTGGAAGAGTACTGGTGGTGTACCGATCAGGCGCTCCGATTCCCAGGTGGACTCGGACCTCAGCTTATCGTAGACGACGGAGGCGACGCGACTCTTCTCATCCATAAGGGTTATGAGCTCGAAGATGGCAGCGACTGGGTAAATGGCCCAGCTGGCTCCGAAGAAGAGCAAGTCATCAAGAATCTGCTCAAGAAAGCCCATGAAGAAAACTCCACCCGCTGGCACGATGTGGTTAAGGAGTGGAAGGGCGTTTCCGAAGAGACTACTACGGGTGTGCACCGCTTGTATCACATGGAGAAGAAGGGTGAGCTTCTCATCCCTGCCATCAATGTGAACGACTCGGTTACCAAGTCCAAGTTCGATAACTTGTACGGCTGCCGCGAATCTTTGATCGACGGCATCAAGCGTGCGACCGACGTAATGACTGGCGGCAAGGTTGCTGTGGTTTGCGGTTATGGCGACGTGGGTAAGGGCTGTGCCCAAGCTCTCGTCGGAATGGGTGCTCGCGTGATCGTTACCGAAATCGACCCGATCTGCGCTTTGCAGGCGGCGATGGAAGGCTTCGAAGTAACTACCGTTGAGGATACTCTCGGCCGCGCTGACATCTACGTGACCACCACGGGCAATAAGGATATCATCACCATCGATCACATGAAGGCGATGAAGGATCAGGCAATCGTCTGTAACATCGGCCACTTCGACAACGAGATCCAAGTGGACAAGCTCGTAAAGTTCCCAGGCGTAGAGCACCTCAACATCAAGCCTCAGGTCGATCAGTACACCTTCCCAGAAGGAAACTCTATCTTCCTTCTCGCGGAAGGACGTCTCGTAAACCTCGGTTGCGCTACCGGTCACCCATCTTTCGTGATGTCCAACTCCTTCGCGAACCAGACCCTCGCTCAGATCGACCTCTGGAAGAAGAAGGACGAGTACGAAGTTGGTGTCTACCGCTTGCCGCAAGAGCTCGACGAGGAGGTTGCGCGTCTTCACCTCGAGAAGATCGGAGTTAAGCTCACCACACTCTCCAAGGAACAAGCTGACTACATCGGTGTGGAACAGGCTGGTCCGTATAAGCCAAGCCACTACAGGTACTAG
- a CDS encoding T9SS C-terminal target domain-containing protein: MKRTISILAAIASAAGIQAAVTSTSGDVVTYTGGLSEENRITEDTLWTNDFTYILDGKVYVTDGATLTIEPGTLIMAEDEQSDLASALIISRGSKIYAMGTPSNPIVFTTINDSITSVHDTSDLNDLDTGEWGGVVILGDGLLNSDKEKEGQTYPDIDDHVEGIPANEYTVFGGTSNDNSQGILRYVSIRHGGAVLDPDNELNGLTLGGVTDKTVIEFVEIFSNSDDSIEIFGGNVNPRYIVSAFSKDDSFDWDSGWEGYGQFWLSIGSATAAGNQDHGAEMDGIVFNGDNVVAEQRGMGIVYNATIVGPGSDSGVSEGLFEISDDAGVRYYNSIFSSFGASDHVIDIKDDAVDGITEIPEGDTVPRIDLQNNIWWDFAAGTDTSTWVNSLDDAGDVIFSDASHNNTVEDPMLRGISRINDGGFDPRPAADSPALTNALYAYPEGLMSVDYQGAFGTKNWLYGWTKLSIDGYLPETNEVAAARPGALSANLNVAAGANGTIDFAVYGELPSLFLIRAAGPKLADYNVTRTLMADPMITVRNFLTGEIVAEFTGWTDRADMVEALSSSVGLFSLAASDDYPTEDETSAVAIVSLNPGVYTVTISDETGNGGFVQASAFNIDL, encoded by the coding sequence ATGAAACGTACAATCAGCATTCTTGCTGCGATAGCTTCTGCCGCCGGTATTCAGGCTGCGGTTACATCAACAAGTGGAGACGTTGTCACTTACACTGGTGGTCTTTCTGAAGAAAACAGAATTACAGAAGACACCCTTTGGACAAACGACTTTACTTACATTTTGGATGGTAAGGTATACGTCACAGATGGTGCCACTTTGACGATTGAGCCTGGTACGCTTATCATGGCAGAAGACGAGCAGTCTGACCTCGCTTCCGCTCTCATTATTTCTCGTGGCTCCAAGATCTACGCCATGGGTACCCCTAGTAACCCAATCGTTTTCACCACGATCAACGACTCTATCACCTCTGTCCACGACACCAGCGATTTGAATGATCTTGATACTGGTGAGTGGGGCGGCGTCGTCATTCTCGGTGATGGCCTGCTCAACTCCGATAAGGAGAAAGAAGGACAGACCTACCCAGATATCGATGACCACGTTGAAGGTATTCCAGCCAACGAATACACGGTTTTTGGTGGTACTTCTAATGACAACAGCCAGGGCATCCTGCGCTACGTTTCTATCCGTCATGGTGGCGCGGTTCTCGATCCAGATAACGAACTTAACGGTCTCACTCTTGGCGGCGTAACTGACAAGACTGTCATCGAGTTTGTTGAGATTTTCTCTAACTCCGACGACTCCATCGAAATCTTCGGTGGAAACGTTAACCCACGTTATATCGTCAGCGCATTCTCCAAGGATGATAGCTTCGACTGGGATAGCGGTTGGGAAGGTTACGGTCAGTTCTGGCTTTCCATCGGATCTGCTACTGCAGCCGGTAACCAAGACCACGGAGCGGAAATGGACGGTATCGTTTTCAATGGCGACAATGTCGTAGCTGAACAACGCGGTATGGGTATCGTCTACAACGCGACTATCGTAGGCCCAGGTTCAGATTCTGGCGTTAGCGAAGGCCTTTTTGAAATCAGCGACGACGCTGGCGTACGTTACTATAACAGTATCTTCTCATCTTTCGGCGCATCCGATCATGTCATCGACATCAAGGATGACGCGGTTGATGGCATCACTGAGATTCCTGAGGGCGACACGGTGCCACGTATCGACCTGCAGAACAACATCTGGTGGGACTTCGCCGCTGGCACAGACACATCCACTTGGGTTAACTCACTTGACGATGCTGGTGATGTAATCTTCTCGGACGCGTCCCACAACAACACTGTTGAAGACCCAATGCTGCGCGGAATTTCCCGTATCAATGATGGTGGATTCGATCCTCGCCCTGCAGCAGATAGCCCAGCGCTCACCAACGCTCTTTACGCTTACCCTGAAGGTTTGATGTCTGTTGACTACCAGGGTGCTTTCGGAACCAAGAACTGGCTCTACGGTTGGACCAAGCTCTCTATCGACGGTTACCTTCCTGAAACCAACGAAGTTGCTGCGGCTCGTCCAGGTGCTCTTTCTGCCAACCTTAACGTTGCTGCGGGTGCAAACGGAACAATCGACTTCGCTGTTTACGGCGAGCTCCCAAGCTTGTTCCTTATCCGCGCTGCAGGCCCTAAGCTCGCTGACTACAACGTAACTCGCACGCTGATGGCTGATCCAATGATCACTGTTCGCAACTTCCTCACAGGCGAAATCGTTGCCGAGTTCACTGGATGGACAGATCGTGCGGACATGGTTGAAGCTCTGAGCTCAAGCGTTGGTCTCTTCTCTCTCGCAGCGTCTGATGATTATCCGACTGAAGACGAAACCAGTGCCGTAGCGATCGTATCGCTTAACCCAGGTGTTTACACGGTTACCATCAGCGATGAGACCGGAAACGGTGGATTCGTCCAGGCATCTGCTTTCAACATCGACCTTTAG